GCCATTAACATTCAATGCAACATAAATGAATGAAGCTTATTTAATCGCTTCATTAACACGTACATTAAGCATCTTTAATAATGAATGGGGGATTTACCTCATTACTTTCATAAATGTTTAAAGGTTATAGACATCCATTTAATGTATTTAcaacactcccccttggatgtcttttaaataaaaatttgtctcattaaaacctttattaggaaaaacccagtaagataaaaacttaatgaaggaaaaagagtacacaatctcCTATTACAAGTtacctcattaaaaacctttaccAGGAAAACCCAGTGGGACAAAACtttggttaaaggaaaagagtacaaTGTGTTTTAGACTCCCCCTAATGGCAACATCACATTATGTCTTTGAGTCGACGCATTCCAATCTTGTTTCGTagtctttcaaatgttgaagttggCAATGTCTTGGTAAAAAGATCTgctaaattatcactagaacGAATTTGTTGAACTTCTACATCACCTTTCTTCTCAAGATCATgagtgaaaaataattttggtgaaacaTGTTTCATTCTGTCAACTTTGATATAACAACCctttaattgagctatacaTGCTACATTATCTTTGTATAAGATAGTTGGCATATTTTCCTGTAAaggcaaattacatatcttctgGATATGTTGGGTTAATAACATTAGCCAAACACACTCTCAGCTTGCCTCAtgcatttcaattattttagcATAACTTGAAGAGGTAGCAGCTAATGCCTGCTTTGTCGAACGCCATGATGTAGCAGTACCtccacatgtaaataaatatctcGTTTGAGATCGACCTTTATGTAGATCCGATAAATATCCAGCATCAGCATAACCAACTAAtagggattttgaatcatttgaataaaataacttCATATCAATGGTCCCTCTGAGATATCTACatacatgtttaattccatTCCAAAGTCTACGTGTTGGAGAAGAACCAAATCTTGCTAATAAGTTTACAGCAAAAGCTATATCAGTtcttgtgttgtttgcaagatacatcaatgcTCCTATGGCACTTAGATATAGTACTTCAAGACCAAGAAACTCTTCATCATTCTCACAAGAAcaaaattgatctttattcacatctaacGATCGTACAACCATCGGGGTACTCAATGGATGTGTTTTAtccatataaaatttcttaagatCTTTTTCATATAAGTTAACTGATGGACATGAATTCCATCTTTTAAATGTTTGATCTGCAGGCCAAGAAAAAGCTTTATTTTttcaagatctttcatctcaaattctttttttaaataatttactgcATTTTGAAGCTCTTCAGAAGTTCCAATAACATTTaggtcatcaacataaatagcAATTATCACAAAGTTTGATccatacatttttataaaaacacatgGATAGATTGAATCGTTTTTATAACcttcttttaacaaatattcactaAGACGATTATACACATATGTCTAGCTTTTTTTGTGACAGcctgattttgggtctagtcggaacagtggtttcgggaccacaaattcgacgagaaaaaaatttattttaattatatttttatggtctacaatttcacagaaagACTTCGTGAAAATTTccttcgaaaatttcgacgtttgggcactcaatttagccaaaagaactaaattgtaaaaagtgcaaaagttgagttctatatgttaggagtgtctaattgttatgaaattttaaattggaggtccttaaatggtaattagaccatttgttatgtcatggacaaaaatggacatgaaatgggtgaaataggatatttttaagttaagggcattttggtaatttagaaattaaaacaaattaaaaagacaaaagaagccaaaatttcatcatcttctcaaGGGGGCTGGCTGAATATCAGGTCactccatggctagggtttgttCATTCTTTCAAGCTTCATGGCAAGtctgttctagccccgtttttcttgttctttatatttttagaatctcgGTAACTAGCTTAAGCTAATTCTCCCATTAATTCGAGCTAGAATTTATGTTTggaaaattacccatagatgaaaagtgtgaattttgatgttttatgatggaatatgaagcttagaattatgttaaacgattTTGTCTAAACGATTTTCagtgaaaatgagtaaattggcaaaatcggtaaaaatacttAATGTGCATAAGTGCACTatagagcaagaatttgatgttgtcataggagggaaaaatgttcagcatgtcattaAACATAAGAAAagggaataaagtttaatttccgagcctaggggtaaaattgtaattttgtgaaactttaggggcaaaaatataattttccaaaatgtgatttttggactggattgaataatgtgagtgttaaataagttaaatgtgttattataagtcaagaaagacatggaattgactttgattagtgagaaagaaaaaaaatgaaaaaaagtgagaaattttcCTATTGAATATtaggaataaaaagggatacgaatgaagtgacagaaatgttTACATAtgtggcacggactgtgtgtaggccactatatgaaagtgaaagtgatggtcacgtgtgtagtactatgtgtagactactatgtgtaccggaaCGAAAGGtagcatgtgtagtactatgtgcaggctactatgcataccggatagcttcgatcacgtgtgtagtactatgtacaggctactacgtgaatcggaaagtttgatcacgtgtgtagttttatgtgaaggctactacgggtatcgaatgataatagtTAATCGAGTGGTACTATGTGCAAACCACCAAATATTCGCTATTATACCAACATgttcaatgtaacaccccttacccgtagtCAACACCGAAAtaaggtacgaggcattaccagaacccATAcgcttgtaaacgtatttaaccgagttataaatttcatctaaattaaaattttcaaaattattaacatgcttttataatttttcataatatatcctcaaaatattatgatcataataattagggcctacgaaacccgatacatactcatgcaatttaatgcttcatttccatttcattatttcgatatttcatgtaccatcattttcatgaattttgtaCATACCagtaatagttcatttcaaattcatgttaTCTCACTTCAAAACTTTACCcgttatatcatttaaatatcaatggttacatttatttcgatcaataccaataataattcaattccatattttcTAATACCgttattattttccatatttatcccgttgaatttctcagaAATTCGATGGATTTTTAGAGGTACACTTTTAGTGTACAattccgggtccgtcaattcatattcatgtgcgcacatttccatttcagagagcacactcatgaacctcatccttacaatggaTTACCATCGAGCTAAATCCGCAAGATAGCACACtaccgcgaacctcatccttacagcgggattaccagtccaggctaaatcccctgtaatataaactcatagagtattgtcaggattaccagtccaggctaaatacCCTACAAcaacaattactctaatgagcttggatttgaattaccagtccaggctaaattcagaccctaattcggattacccgtccgggctaaatccattttccacatattcttcgggagggctatatcaagatcacccgtccgggctagatctttttcacacatattcttcgggagggctataccaggataggatcacccgtccgggctagatcctttttaccgtcaattccttttcagagatccatcgaattttcctttcattcaaccgggatttattttctcttttcatcaagaatatcaatacttcatcaattatcatagaataaacatccaaatcataatCACAtcgataaaaatatatttcaagcatttaagcatataattcaagttacacgaacttaccgagttaaattgtaaaaatactaaaatacaaGAGCATtctggtaattttccattttctcgattttctacccgatcttgatctaaattaatttttcattttaataaaacaactcatttcatgcaaattggtcattttttacatttttccaaaattgcccctaaaattttacttttattcaatttagtcctcgaacccaaatcatgcaaattaaccatttgtaATGCAAATCCATGATAgcataatattcatacatttattttcctcctcctcctctccattccacatccttaatttatataacatgcttataagtaATATTGTCtataattttcactattttcttgtaaatttattcaaaactgtCAATTTGAGtcatagttactaaattatttgtatcttgagctaaaaaaatacaaattaagatcagttaattttccctgaaactagactcacatatcttcttgccataaaattttcagaatttttggttcatccaaatggtacagtttattctttaaagtttcccctgtttcactgtctgacagttccgaccactcttcacttaaaataaattatctaattgtacagaattcggatgatgtttccgtttttttttttttgaaaatagactcataaaatattctaagaatataaattttatcccataattattttttaaaaaatttttaatgattttccaaagtcaaaccAGGGGAactcaaaatcattctgaccttatctcacataacctattatatctcataatttataatttcattacttacactgtttcttctatgtgaaactagactcaataagctttaatttcatattttattcatcctataattcaatttccacaatttatggtgattttcaaaattaacctactgttgctgtccaaaattgCTTTAGTGCGaatattgattactaagtctataacactcttattttcttttttacactatttctcaacactttctcttattttctcttcactaacatatcaagaacatataactttatataataaaaccctacattaacatcaatctcacactttttcaataatatcaaactcaaaaatatattgaaatcatgatgttcttaccttgctcaattgacttcaatctttaacttgattttctctctcctccagcctctatttcttgaatctaacttgatattctagctccccatagtctctttgtcaattttctctcttggtggcaatggaaatttctttgatttttaagtaaaaatggtggatttttggtgaaaggaccaaattgtaaagaaagcaaagcgttctttcttctcctcttcttctcacgttaatgCATGCAAAAATGGTGAGGATGGCTACTTTTCATCCTTCTTtccacacacatatatatactaaataaattaataataaaataatatcatttttaaaaaaatcaaattaaaatattaataaactaatatttatttattaatctaaaatatctccaacatcatccttatcttctagatttctctctcttctaattgacaattttgccctttatgatcttttaaaattccatccttgagtcatcacttaatttggtaaaattgtgatttagtccctcaaacttcttcacctttttcagtttggtcctaatccatccatttttcttagtttctagattattccacccttaaaatatttacaccattggtccttcaactttttcatatttacactttaacccgtcaacttttaagtatttactcttgggtaacaaaacttttctcagttttgcgatttaatcctttcttgaattaatatgttataatttaCTTCCCAATATTgctataactcaaaattacccctttttagcactttatttccttattttactatatcagagatattatcttactttactgtagaaattttcggggtattacattcAATGAGATATaagaaattgcaaaaaaaaaatatgaatatgtgaTTAAAATGTGATGAGTTGCCAAAGAGTCACTGGAGTGATGAAGTTTTGTACCgtgcttacaaaataaattattatagtgTTAAACAGAACAGATTTGGACAGTGAAAGTGAcattagtttgaaaaatcaccaaaaattgtaaaaattgattTAGTGGTTGAATGAGATAcagaattaaagcttaatgagtctactttcatataaaagaaacagtgcaagcaaaagagttgtatattttgatatatttgaattttagtgaggtgGGGTCGgaatgatttcggaatcccctgttttgacttggaaaaatcattaaaaattgtaaaaaaataaatatgagttataatttatacgcttagaattattaatgagtctattttcaaagaaaacaaatggaaatatcatccaaaatctgtacaatgagataattcatttttagtgaagagaggtcagagatgttgagcagtgaaacaggggtgactctaaagaataaactgtactaattggccaaggaaaaaattctgaaaattttatggtaagaatatatgtgagtctagttttaaggaaaattaacggaacttaatttggagctctatATATcgagataaaaataatttagtgactgcaACTTGACTAGACAACTTATTTGAAGTTGAATGGATAGTGAAACTATAGAGAATGTTATTTCTAAAAGCGTTATGTAcactaaggatgtggaatggagaggaggaggaggaaaaataaaatatacgagtgatttgtgtataattttccatatgttcgtttataatcgataaacgccAAATTGAATAGTAGATTCGTATcggtattgaatttattaatagaaattgttgaaatttgaataatatgtttagtaataAACATAAGGTAAATATCGATATTGACTTGTTTGTGAGTTGAATGAGAACtattattgatatgatttgaattaaaagaattattgtagtattgaaatgcaaattggattgagaaattaatttgaattgtgaacacgaAGAGTTATGAATTGAATGGAACTGAAATAAAACATTGAATTGTTATTACTTGTGAATTAGTCATTTTGGTACATAGATAATCTTTGGGTGATAATCATGCTTTGTGAAATATCTGTAGTCATAAGGATGATTATAAAATATCTTGTTATTAGAATCATTTGGTTATGAGATGTTATAAAATGGTGAGATTTAATGGTTGATATGAATATTAAGGCTAATTTACTAGTCGACTAAAGGAGAAATGAGTTTGTTGATGGTTGTGTATACTGAATTTTTGGCATATGCTCGAGATATGTAATGTagtaatatgtgaaattaatatgaagagatttatgattgttattagtgTTGATTTTAGCATAATGTGAATTATTCAAggttgaaataatttaatggaTAAATTGAGTATATGAATGAGTTTGTATCGAGTCTTATAGGCTctattatttatgaatataatatttcgaggataggttgtaaagaattataaaagcacgttaataatttaaaaagttttaattcggatgaaattttgcaaatcggtttaatacgtatacaagtgtatgtgttttagtaatgcctcgtaccctattccggcatcgaatacgggtaagaggtgttacatttttaatccatatacaattttctttaatctgatTGAGCAATTTTTCTTGGAAGCTCTATATCCTTCAGGGATTTTAAATCCTTCTAGGATTTTCgtataaatttcactatcaagtgtaGCATACAAATAGGCTGTAACGACATCCATTAgatgcatgtcaagtttttcaCGTACTGCCAGAGTAATAAGGTATCTAAACGTGATTCCATCCACCACAGGAGAacatgtctcttcataatcaatgtcgGGCCTTTGCGAAAATCCTTGTGCTACAAGTCATGTTTTATATGTTAcgacttcatttttctcatttcgtTTTCTCACAAATATCCATTTATATCCTATCGCCTTTACATATTTAGGTGTTTGGACTATAGGTCCAAAAACTTCACGTTTAGAAAGTGAATTTAATTCTGCTTGAATTGCGTCTTTCCATTTTGGTCAATCTTTTCTAATTCTACATTCCTCAATAGATTTAGGCTTAggatcctcattttcttttgctatttcaatagcaacattataagcaaaattgttGTCGACAACTATATTTTTTCGGTTTTATCTTTTTCCTGAAGTAACATAACTTATTGAGATTTCTTTGTTATCACCATTTTCAGGTACTTGAACCTCTTCTGGGGttttttgattagttatatctTTGGCCTCTTCTTGGCAATTGCCTCCACAATATTACtgtaacagcccggtttagaccttagtcggacagtggtttcgagaccataaatctaagtcaaaataatattttaatattatttttggtgtctacaacatgttaattatgtgtgtgaaaatttcgtgtgaaaattttatcgtttgtgtgttcaattttaaaaaaaggacttaatcgcgtaaaatgaaaaaggataacgctatttgttaaattgttaaattgctttaattaattaaaggtgAACTCCTTAAGTGGATAGTTGACCATGGAACAATGTAGTGGACGGTTATGGGCTTTTGTTATATggttttctaattaaattacaaaggttaaaatagtaaatggtatattaataagaaataaataaaacaaatcaataagTTAGTGGGTGTTCATCTTTTATGGCCGAATGTGAGAAGAAAAGGAAGCCATTTACTTTGTTTAAGGGTTCAGCActttaaagttaaatttgagGTATGAGTTTTGttcagtttttaataatttttatgtttttgagattattGCTTCGTattttagctagcccatgctttaattttctAATTGCATGATGAAGTTGAGATTTGTCATTATTGATAGCTTGATGATTTTTGTGTTTggtgatgaaaaataaatatatgttagattattatgtttaattaagtaatttttgataaaaatgtgtattaaggattaaattatgaaatttgtaaacttaggggtcaaaatgtgaaatagatgggctgctagggacctaAGGAGAATTCGGCCTAACATGGGTTTagtgaaattttgagtattttgtgttgttttgaaatagggactaagtgaaaatgtgaaatgctaggggctaaagtgcaaaTTGCCCAAATTGTGTATTTTTAGAAGAATTTGAGTGAATAtgttattaaacaaataaaatttgaattaatttagatcaaaagagaaagaaattggACTTGGAGCGAGGGAAATCAAAAGTAGTCGAATAGCTATTCTGGTCCGTTCGTCTCCGTACGatgtaagttcataagtaaataattgttgttaatttatatgaaaatgtattTAGTTACGCtgaattgaatttttgtaaCTATATATGAGTTTGCCAAATTGATATAAGTGTGGGAGAAGTAGATACGAGATTGAATCAATCGAATTACGTCCGAAAGCCCCGTAtgaaccataggaatagttaggatatatatgtcatgacataggatttcaatatgtgatttcgtgtaagaccacgtctgggacgttggcattgaattgagatttacgtgtaagaccttGTCTAGGACAGTGgtatcgatatttgattacatgtaaaacCTCGTCTGGGACGtaggcattgtacgagcttttcGAGTTAtccaagtatccttattgatTCTGAATGGTTCAACGAGCAGTGTTAAGTTAAGATTGAGTGTGAAATCGAGTTAAATGGCTCAGGTACGTGCGAAATTAAATGTTCATGAAAATAGGTAAGTATAATACTTGAGatgattatatgaattataCATGTTAAAGGTGTGACTATTATGTGCATGAGTTTGTTCATGTTCGGCcatattgatataattatgctaatgttcatttgataaattatttgcTTATAACTTACTAGGCAATTTAAGCTTACTGTGTGTGTGTTTGTtcattgttttataaatttttggaaAGCTAGTTACGAGCTCAGGGATCGTCAAGGAAGTCTGTCACACTATCGATCTCTATTTCggtattttaaaagcttgaaactttgaacatatggcatgtataggctagcattttttttgtttagtcttgaaatgtgtatatatttagccatgcaaaaatgacttaatcttgatattaatgttaaatGTATTCGGTCATGGCAATAGCTTATTATGGAAGTATATTTCATGGTGTATATTTATGTGGTATTTGGTTATATGGTTTGGTTTGATTAATAAGTTAGTTGATGGTTGTGTAATTTTGGTCATGGTATACACACGTTTTGGTAAGTATGTTCCAAAACAAGTATGAACGGTGTTTTGGTTCTATGTCTTGGTTGAGTAATGAtatgaatgatttataaatAGCTCATTTAGTAAGCTTGATATATGATTTGATTTGCAATTGTGGTTGGTTTTGTGTTTCGGCTCAGTGAAGAggtaaattgatgaaattatgttCGATTGTGTAAAGGTTATTTAAATCGGTCTGTAATGGTTAAGCATGCACATATTATATGCTTGAATGAGTGAGTTTTTAGGTATGGTTCAAGATGAAAATGGCATGAATAATTTTTGGAGGTTAAATGTGATGACCAAATATTGGATTAATGGATTTGGTTGTGCATATGAAATTTTGGCCTGGTACATAGCATATGAATTTggcatatttaattttgattattgaaCTTAGAAAATGGTTAAGTATAGTCAAGTGGGCGGTGTATGAAATGGTTagttttacaattaaaattcagTCATTTAGAAATTGCTTGTATGTACTTGTATAATTTTgcccatttttccttttgataTAGTTCAGCTTCAATTAATATGTACATGTACAAATatagtaaataatttatattgatattaGTTAATGTTATGAATTGATATGGTTAGTTGTGGTTTAAATATGCAAGTGGGTAAGTTAATATAATGGATGTATTGTTGTAAGTTGAGTATATGAAAGTGACATATAATTGATGTTTATTTAGTGTCCGGATGTCTTACTATATAGCCACAACTTTCGCTAAGGgaattataatgtatatatattacgaTATGatgttttataatagtaaaatatgtttggttaaGTGGTACACAtgtaagaattttataaatttatgatatatggtttgaatttggttttcATCTGTTAGTTTGATTAAACATTTGATGTGGAATAGCTTTATGATTCATATATTCGAATCTAGTATAAATGATTCGTGGACATTCGAGTTTAGTAATGTTacaaatgtatttttattctttggtgAATAAAAGGTGATAAATGATTGTGTTGAATTGTGTCTTTtacagtaatgcctcgtaaccctaattcgatgacggatacgggttagggatgttacaattACCATATTGAATAATTGCTTCTTTGCTTGTACgaggatttttatctttggaaccgaTTGGCCTTCCACGCTTCAG
This genomic window from Gossypium raimondii isolate GPD5lz chromosome 10, ASM2569854v1, whole genome shotgun sequence contains:
- the LOC128033900 gene encoding secreted RxLR effector protein 161-like; this translates as MVVRSLDVNKDQFCSCENDEEFLGLEVLYLSAIGALMYLANNTRTDIAFAVNLLARFGSSPTRRLWNGIKHVCRYLRGTIDMKLFYSNDSKSLLVGYADAGYLSDLHKGRSQTRYLFTCGGTATSWRSTKQALAATSSSYAKIIEMHEAS